One region of Phragmites australis chromosome 18, lpPhrAust1.1, whole genome shotgun sequence genomic DNA includes:
- the LOC133899572 gene encoding glucose-6-phosphate/phosphate translocator 2, chloroplastic-like produces MIPSVRLSPAPAAFFGSNLRSKSAVVPSVSSLKPSKYVVSSLRPLYLAPLDGPRIAEVKPQRQPLEFRCAASAADDKESKAEVVPVRSEGAQRLKISIYFATWWALNVIFNIYNKKVLNAFPYPWLTSTLSLACGSAMMLFSWATRLVEAPNTDLDFWKVLFPVAVAHTIGHVAATVSMSKVAVSFTHIIKSAEPAFSVLVSRFLLGETFPVPVYLSLLPIIGGCALAAVTELNFNMVGFMGAMISNLAFVFRNIFSKRGMKGKSVSGMNYYACLSIMSLVILTPFAIAMEGPQMWAAGWQKALADVGPNVIWWVAAQSVFYHLYNQVSYMSLDEISPLTFSVGNTMKRISVIVSSIIIFHTPVRPVNALGAAIAILGTFLYSQAKA; encoded by the exons ATGATACCTTCTGTGAGGCTCTCTCCTGCCCCTGCGGCCTTCTTTGGCTCCAACCTACGCTCAAAATCAGCTGTGGTTCCATCTGTCTCCAGTCTCAAACCCTCCAAATATGTGGTTTCGTCCCTTAGACCACTTTACCTTGCACCGCTAGATGGTCCACGAATTGCTGAGGTGAAGCCTCAGAGGCAGCCACTTGAGTTCCGGTGCGCAGCTTCTGCAGCTGATGACAAGGAGTCCAAGGCTGAGGTGGTGCCAGTCCGCTCGGAAGGCGCACAGAGGTTAAAGATCTCCATTTATTTCGCGACTTGGTGGGCGCTTAATGTGATATTTAACATTTATAACAAGAAGGTTCTCAATGCTTTCCCATACCCTTGGCTCACCTCCACGCTCTCCCTCGCCTGTGGCTCAGCAATGATGCTTTTCTCATGGGCCACCCGCCTTGTTGAGGCCCCTAATACTGACCTAGATTTCTGGAAAGTTCTTTTCCCG GTTGCAGTAGCACATACAATTGGCCATGTTGCTGCGACGGTGAGCATGTCTAAGGTGGCAGTGTCATTCACGCACATAATTAAAAGTGCAGAACCTGCATTCAGTGTTTTGGTGTCAAGATTCCTCCTTGGGGAGACGTTCCCAGTTCCCGTCTATCTTTCCCTTCTCCCAATCATTGGTGGTTGTGCTCTAGCTGCTGTCACAGAGCTGAACTTTAATATGGTTG GATTTATGGGTGCCATGATATCCAACCTTGCATTTGTTTTCCGCAACATCTTCTCAAAGAGGGGAATGAAGGGGAAGTCCGTCAGTGGCATGAATTACTATGCTTGCCTGTCGATAATGTCCCTGGTCATACTGACTCCATTTGCCATTGCTATGGAGGGCCCCCAAATGTGGGCTGCTGGTTGGCAGAAGGCTCTTGCAGACGTTGGCCCCAATGTTATCTG GTGGGTTGCTGCTCAGAGCGTGTTCTATCACTTGTATAACCAGGTGTCCTACATGTCTCTCGATGAGATTTCTCCATTGACATTTAGCGTTGGGAACACAATGAAGCGCATATCAGTGATTGTTTCATCAATCATTATCTTCCACACACCTGTCCGCCCTGTCAATGCACTAGGAGCTGCCATTGCCATCCTTGGCACCTTCCTGTATTCTCAG GCAAAAGCGTGA